One region of Streptomyces capillispiralis genomic DNA includes:
- a CDS encoding DUF1996 domain-containing protein, with protein MGRNTRKRRTPLATKAVAGAAALALGGGGLIWANFYASAHEENGGHNRTTSRGTQVATINCPDVGQKLTKVPRGARKGVARELARLDRQITDAYTRLAETRQAQAGDAAYVDNAILGPLKSKRTATLDRIGIDINRAGGKAPRDLGRFAPCQGVPVEQPGNGGGDQGDGGQDDGQDQGDGGQNDGGQEQGNGGQAGNGPVADDFVTIEDVQPNSRNLPNGLAANGDGGSTGSFTTECGTNENALRNSDNVIVAPGVSNGAQHQHDYVGNQANTAFASDEDLAGGETTCQNQGDRSSYFWPVIRIQDGTQDIDQGQPGGGQDGNVGRIVAPSEAQLKFVGNRTSDVVAMPRALRIITGDAKAFTNGLNNANTAWSCTGFEDRQVTDKYPICPEGSSVVRTSAFQSCWDGQNIDSANHRTHVDFVEADGTCSNGFQAIPQLQVRLVYDLPAPRIENGQVVNPFAVDSFPEQLHKPITDHNDFVNFFDEDLMNEMVDCINSGRDCQ; from the coding sequence ATGGGACGCAACACAAGAAAACGCCGTACGCCACTGGCCACCAAGGCCGTTGCCGGGGCGGCGGCCCTGGCGCTCGGTGGGGGCGGGCTGATCTGGGCGAACTTCTACGCCTCGGCGCACGAGGAGAACGGAGGCCACAACCGGACCACGTCGAGGGGGACGCAGGTCGCCACGATCAACTGCCCGGACGTCGGCCAGAAGCTGACGAAGGTGCCGCGCGGCGCGCGCAAGGGCGTCGCGCGCGAACTGGCCCGGCTCGACCGGCAGATCACCGACGCCTACACGCGCCTCGCGGAGACCCGCCAGGCCCAGGCGGGCGACGCGGCCTACGTCGACAACGCCATCCTCGGACCACTGAAGTCCAAGCGGACGGCCACCCTGGACCGCATCGGCATCGACATCAACCGGGCGGGCGGCAAGGCGCCGCGCGACCTGGGCCGGTTCGCCCCGTGCCAGGGCGTTCCCGTCGAGCAGCCGGGCAACGGCGGCGGTGACCAGGGTGACGGCGGCCAGGACGACGGCCAGGACCAGGGCGACGGCGGTCAGAACGACGGCGGTCAGGAGCAGGGCAACGGCGGCCAGGCCGGCAACGGCCCGGTGGCGGACGACTTCGTCACCATCGAGGACGTGCAGCCGAACTCCCGCAACCTGCCCAACGGTCTGGCCGCGAACGGCGACGGCGGTTCGACGGGCAGCTTCACCACCGAGTGCGGCACCAACGAGAACGCGCTGCGCAACTCGGACAACGTGATCGTCGCTCCCGGCGTCAGCAACGGCGCGCAGCACCAGCACGACTACGTCGGCAACCAGGCCAACACCGCCTTCGCGAGCGACGAGGACCTGGCGGGCGGGGAGACGACCTGCCAGAACCAGGGCGACCGGTCGTCGTACTTCTGGCCGGTCATCCGGATCCAGGACGGTACGCAGGACATCGACCAGGGTCAGCCGGGTGGCGGTCAGGACGGCAACGTCGGCAGGATCGTCGCGCCCAGCGAGGCCCAGCTGAAGTTCGTCGGCAACCGGACGAGCGACGTCGTCGCGATGCCGCGGGCCCTGCGCATCATCACCGGTGACGCGAAGGCCTTCACCAACGGCCTGAACAACGCCAACACCGCGTGGAGCTGCACCGGCTTCGAGGACCGTCAGGTGACGGACAAGTACCCGATCTGCCCCGAGGGCAGCAGCGTGGTGCGCACCTCCGCCTTCCAGAGCTGCTGGGACGGCCAGAACATCGACAGCGCCAACCACCGCACGCACGTCGACTTCGTCGAGGCGGACGGCACCTGCTCGAACGGCTTCCAGGCCATCCCCCAGCTCCAGGTCCGCCTGGTCTACGACCTCCCGGCCCCGCGGATCGAGAACGGGCAGGTGGTGAACCCGTTCGCGGTGGACTCCTTCCCCGAGCAGCTGCACAAGCCGATCACCGACCACAACGACTTCGTCAACTTCTTCGACGAGGACCTGATGAACGAGATGGTCGACTGCATCAACAGCGGCCGGGACTGCCAGTAG
- a CDS encoding response regulator: MRVVLAEDLFLLRDGLVRLLEAHGFEIAAAVESGPELARALAELEPDVAVVDVRLPPTHTDEGLQCALEARRRRPGLPVLVLSQHVEQLYARELLADGSGGVGYLLKDRVFDAEQFVDAVRRVAAGGTAMDPQVIQQLLARRSGGDRSPARLTPRELEVLELMAQGRTNAAIAARLVVTERAIAKHTANIFAKLGLEVSDDDNRRVLAVLAYLDRDR; encoded by the coding sequence TTGCGCGTTGTCCTAGCCGAAGACCTGTTCCTGCTGCGCGACGGACTCGTCCGGCTCCTCGAGGCGCACGGCTTCGAGATCGCGGCGGCCGTGGAGTCCGGGCCGGAACTGGCCCGGGCGCTGGCCGAGCTGGAACCCGACGTCGCCGTCGTCGACGTGCGGCTGCCGCCGACGCACACCGACGAGGGGCTGCAGTGCGCGCTGGAGGCGCGCCGCAGGCGGCCGGGGCTGCCGGTGCTGGTGCTCTCGCAGCACGTGGAGCAGTTGTACGCCCGGGAGCTGCTGGCGGACGGCAGCGGCGGGGTGGGGTATCTGCTGAAGGACCGGGTGTTCGACGCGGAGCAGTTCGTGGACGCGGTACGGCGGGTGGCGGCGGGGGGTACGGCGATGGATCCGCAGGTGATCCAGCAGTTGCTGGCGCGGCGGTCGGGCGGCGACCGGTCGCCGGCCCGGCTGACGCCCCGCGAGCTGGAGGTGCTGGAGCTGATGGCGCAGGGCCGCACCAACGCGGCGATCGCGGCCCGGCTGGTGGTGACGGAACGGGCGATCGCGAAGCACACCGCGAACATCTTCGCCAAACTGGGCCTGGAGGTGTCGGACGACGACAACCGGCGCGTGCTGGCGGTCCTCGCCTACCTCGACCGCGACCGGTGA
- a CDS encoding sensor histidine kinase, with product MTIDSKSGSGRGTGRGIALAAVRGLALSLVSLPGAVLCFVLSVVSIALIPIGVGIVTTPYVLQGVRAFANGRRVLAAEWGGVRIPPTYRPVPEDANPWGRTFGMLGDPATWRDLRWLPVDMTAGFVTALLPAVLLLYPLEGLAIAVGLWRVLPEGYWYGFVRVTGQGSALGAGALALALLFLAHFFVPRLLHGHFLLTRAVLGSPGGELAERVRVLTETRRDAVDTSAAELRRIERDLHDGAQARLVAVGMDLGTIEALLDTDPAKAKELIAQARRSSVEALAELRELVRGIHPPVLAERGLGDAVRALALRLPVATEVSVDLPGRAQAPVESAAYFAVSEVLTNAVKHSGADRVWIDLHHTDGHLRIGVTDNGRGGAVIGAGSGLTGVERRLGTFDGVLAVSSPAGGPTMVTVEIPCALS from the coding sequence ATGACCATCGACTCGAAGAGCGGCAGCGGGCGGGGCACGGGGCGGGGCATCGCGCTGGCGGCGGTACGGGGGCTCGCGCTGTCCCTGGTGTCGCTGCCGGGCGCGGTGCTGTGCTTCGTGCTGTCCGTCGTGTCCATCGCGCTGATCCCGATCGGCGTCGGCATCGTCACCACCCCGTACGTGCTCCAGGGGGTGCGGGCGTTCGCGAACGGGCGGCGGGTGCTGGCGGCCGAGTGGGGCGGGGTGCGGATCCCGCCGACGTACCGGCCGGTGCCCGAGGACGCCAATCCGTGGGGGCGGACGTTCGGGATGCTGGGCGATCCGGCGACCTGGCGGGACCTGCGGTGGCTGCCGGTCGACATGACCGCGGGCTTCGTCACCGCGCTGCTGCCGGCCGTGCTGCTGCTGTACCCGCTGGAGGGCCTCGCCATCGCCGTCGGGCTGTGGCGGGTGCTGCCCGAGGGCTACTGGTACGGCTTCGTGCGGGTCACCGGCCAGGGGTCGGCGCTCGGCGCCGGGGCACTCGCGCTCGCCCTGCTGTTCCTCGCGCACTTCTTCGTCCCGCGCCTGCTGCACGGGCACTTCCTGCTCACCCGGGCCGTCCTCGGCTCGCCCGGGGGCGAACTGGCCGAGCGGGTGCGGGTGCTGACCGAGACGCGCCGGGACGCCGTCGACACCTCCGCCGCCGAACTGCGCCGCATCGAGCGTGACCTGCACGACGGGGCGCAGGCGCGGCTGGTGGCGGTCGGCATGGACCTGGGGACCATCGAGGCCCTGCTCGACACGGACCCGGCGAAGGCGAAGGAGCTGATCGCGCAGGCCCGCCGGTCCTCCGTGGAGGCGCTGGCGGAGCTGCGGGAGCTGGTGCGCGGCATCCATCCGCCGGTGCTGGCCGAGCGCGGCCTCGGTGACGCGGTGCGGGCGCTGGCGCTCCGGCTGCCGGTGGCGACCGAGGTGAGCGTGGACCTGCCCGGACGGGCGCAGGCGCCGGTGGAGTCGGCCGCCTACTTCGCGGTGAGCGAGGTGCTGACCAACGCGGTGAAGCACTCCGGCGCGGACCGCGTCTGGATCGACCTGCACCACACCGACGGCCACCTGCGGATCGGTGTCACCGACAACGGCCGGGGCGGGGCGGTGATCGGGGCCGGGTCGGGACTGACCGGGGTGGAGCGGCGGCTGGGTACATTCGACGGCGTCCTGGCCGTCAGCAGTCCCGCGGGCGGCCCCACCATGGTCACCGTGGAGATCCCTTGCGCGTTGTCCTAG
- a CDS encoding SDR family oxidoreductase has product MRLLVLGGTEFVGRAVVEAALGRGWEVTVFHRGRHGAPPGVRTLLGDRTAPDGLVALDEDPGEWDAVVDTWSAAPRAVRDAARLLRDRAGRYVYVSSCSVYEWAPPAGYTERAPVVGGASADAGGTDYARDKRGGELAAVDAFGADRSVLVRAGLILGPYENVGRLPWWLNRMARGGPVLAPGPRELPLQYVDVRDLADWILGAAERGLSGPYNLISPQGHATTGELLEACAEVTGGGAELRWTAPEVILAAGIEPWTQLPVWVPPGSDLHDALHSADVSRAVAAGLRCRPAGETVADTWRWLQEIGGSAPQRPDRTGKGLDPEVEARVLASTGGV; this is encoded by the coding sequence ATGAGACTTCTGGTGCTGGGTGGTACGGAGTTCGTGGGCCGGGCCGTCGTCGAGGCGGCCCTCGGGCGGGGATGGGAGGTGACCGTCTTCCACCGGGGGCGGCACGGGGCACCGCCGGGCGTGCGGACGCTGCTGGGCGACCGCACCGCGCCCGACGGCCTGGTCGCGCTCGACGAGGACCCCGGGGAGTGGGACGCCGTCGTCGACACCTGGTCGGCCGCCCCGCGCGCGGTGCGGGACGCGGCACGGCTGCTGCGGGACCGCGCCGGGCGGTACGTGTACGTGTCGAGCTGCTCGGTGTACGAGTGGGCCCCGCCCGCCGGGTACACCGAGCGGGCCCCGGTGGTGGGGGGCGCCTCTGCGGACGCCGGCGGCACCGACTACGCGCGGGACAAGCGGGGCGGTGAGCTGGCCGCCGTGGACGCCTTCGGCGCGGACCGGTCGGTGCTGGTGCGGGCCGGGCTGATCCTCGGCCCGTACGAGAACGTGGGCCGGCTGCCCTGGTGGCTGAACCGGATGGCGCGCGGCGGCCCGGTCCTCGCCCCGGGTCCGCGTGAGCTGCCGCTGCAGTACGTCGACGTCCGTGATCTCGCCGACTGGATCCTCGGGGCCGCCGAGCGGGGGCTGAGCGGGCCGTACAACCTGATCTCGCCGCAGGGGCACGCCACGACGGGTGAACTGCTGGAGGCGTGCGCCGAGGTGACCGGCGGCGGGGCCGAGCTGCGGTGGACCGCGCCGGAGGTGATCCTCGCCGCGGGGATCGAGCCGTGGACGCAACTGCCGGTGTGGGTGCCGCCGGGCAGCGACCTGCACGACGCGCTGCACTCGGCGGACGTCTCGCGCGCGGTCGCGGCGGGACTGCGCTGCCGCCCGGCCGGGGAGACCGTCGCCGACACCTGGCGCTGGCTCCAGGAGATCGGCGGCAGCGCGCCGCAGCGCCCGGACCGGACGGGCAAGGGCCTCGATCCGGAGGTGGAGGCGAGAGTGCTGGCGAGCACCGGAGGGGTGTAG
- the glnII gene encoding glutamine synthetase: protein MSFKAEYIWIDGTEPTAKLRSKTKILGDDAKGADLPIWGFDGSSTNQAKGHASDCVLQPVFVCPDPIRGGDDVLVLCEVLNTDMTPHETNTRAALAEVAGKFTDQEPIFGIEQEYTFFKGARPLGFPEGGFPAAQGGYYCGVGSDEIFGRDVVEAHLENCLKAGLGISGINAEVMPGQWEFQVGPLAPLEVSDQLWVARWLLYRTAEDFEVSATLDPKPVKGDWNGAGAHTNFSTKAMREGYDAIITACESLGEGSKPLDHVKNYGAGIDDRLTGLHETAPWNEYSYGVSNRGASVRIPWQVEKDGKGYIEDRRPNANVDPYVVTRLLVDTCCTALEKAGQV from the coding sequence GTGAGCTTCAAGGCCGAGTACATCTGGATCGACGGCACCGAGCCGACCGCCAAGCTGCGGTCCAAGACGAAGATCCTGGGCGATGACGCCAAGGGCGCGGACCTGCCGATCTGGGGCTTCGACGGGTCCTCCACCAACCAGGCCAAGGGGCACGCCTCCGACTGCGTGCTCCAGCCGGTCTTCGTCTGCCCGGACCCGATCCGCGGCGGTGACGACGTGCTGGTGCTGTGCGAGGTCCTGAACACGGACATGACGCCGCACGAGACCAACACCCGTGCCGCGCTGGCCGAGGTCGCCGGGAAGTTCACCGACCAGGAGCCGATCTTCGGCATCGAGCAGGAGTACACCTTCTTCAAGGGCGCCCGCCCGCTCGGCTTCCCCGAGGGCGGCTTCCCGGCCGCGCAGGGCGGCTACTACTGCGGTGTCGGCTCGGACGAGATCTTCGGCCGTGACGTCGTCGAGGCGCACCTGGAGAACTGCCTGAAGGCGGGTCTCGGCATCTCCGGCATCAACGCCGAGGTCATGCCCGGCCAGTGGGAGTTCCAGGTCGGCCCGCTGGCCCCGCTGGAGGTCTCCGACCAGCTGTGGGTGGCCCGCTGGCTGCTCTACCGCACCGCCGAGGACTTCGAGGTCTCCGCCACCCTCGACCCCAAGCCGGTCAAGGGCGACTGGAACGGCGCGGGCGCGCACACCAACTTCTCCACCAAGGCGATGCGCGAGGGCTACGACGCGATCATCACCGCCTGCGAGTCGCTCGGCGAGGGCTCCAAGCCGCTGGACCACGTCAAGAACTACGGCGCCGGCATCGACGACCGCCTCACCGGTCTGCACGAGACCGCCCCGTGGAACGAGTACTCCTACGGCGTCTCGAACCGCGGCGCCTCGGTCCGCATCCCGTGGCAGGTCGAGAAGGACGGCAAGGGCTACATCGAGGACCGCCGTCCCAACGCCAACGTCGACCCGTACGTGGTGACCCGTCTGCTGGTCGACACGTGCTGCACCGCGCTGGAGAAGGCCGGCCAGGTCTGA